Proteins from one Ornithobacterium rhinotracheale genomic window:
- a CDS encoding AEC family transporter, producing the protein MDNFLLIIICIIGAMVMRRTNLLPQNAHLTVNRIIIYLSLPALVLCFIPKIHFSGEHFYALLMPWLAFLISLIFFLILAKIYQLPRALTGALILLSGLGNTSFLGIPFIQAMFGEHQIKNVLIIDQAGTFVVLSTLGLITCSQYSKEASSFKGIIHRFFTFPPFLAFLVSLGLNFSGISLPIFFAKSMESLGATVVPLALLSIGLQLRLERHSLHWRFVGLGLFCKLLLIPLIVYILYIQILGLNSELIKVTVLESAMPPMVTAGIVAASYGIKPRFCGFLVGYGIPASIITLSFWYWILMH; encoded by the coding sequence ATGGATAATTTCTTGCTGATTATCATCTGCATCATAGGCGCTATGGTGATGCGCCGCACCAATCTTTTGCCACAAAATGCACACCTCACGGTAAATAGAATTATCATTTATCTCTCTTTGCCTGCACTAGTTTTATGCTTTATTCCCAAAATTCATTTCAGTGGAGAGCACTTTTATGCCCTTTTGATGCCTTGGCTTGCGTTTCTTATAAGTCTTATTTTCTTCCTAATTTTAGCCAAAATCTATCAGCTTCCCAGAGCGCTCACGGGAGCCCTCATTTTACTCTCTGGCTTGGGGAATACCTCCTTTTTAGGCATTCCATTTATCCAAGCCATGTTTGGCGAGCATCAAATCAAAAATGTTTTAATCATAGACCAAGCAGGCACCTTTGTAGTACTAAGCACCTTAGGCTTAATCACTTGTTCACAATATTCCAAAGAGGCTTCAAGCTTTAAGGGCATTATTCACCGATTTTTCACCTTCCCCCCATTTTTAGCCTTTTTAGTCTCCCTTGGGCTAAATTTTTCAGGGATTAGCCTCCCCATTTTTTTCGCAAAAAGTATGGAAAGCCTCGGCGCCACCGTAGTCCCCTTGGCATTGCTCTCCATTGGGCTGCAATTGAGATTAGAGCGCCACAGCCTTCATTGGCGATTTGTGGGCTTAGGCTTGTTTTGCAAATTATTATTAATCCCGCTCATTGTTTATATTTTATACATTCAAATTTTGGGGCTAAATAGTGAGCTTATCAAAGTTACCGTACTAGAATCTGCTATGCCCCCAATGGTTACCGCTGGAATCGTAGCCGCCTCTTATGGTATAAAACCTAGATTTTGCGGTTTTTTGGTAGGGTATGGTATTCCAGCATCCATCATTACACTTAGTTTTTGGTATTGGATTTTAATGCACTAA
- a CDS encoding SusC/RagA family TonB-linked outer membrane protein: protein MRQKTIWSSLFLLFFTTVVLGQITGKVEDEFGPLEAAEVTIKGSGAQTQTNEKGEFSIDGKVGDVLIITNPTTMSEATFPVKSLKMGLLKVRESEVNLDVVVGYGKQKRASVTGAITSVKGADLRMSSSSLTSSFAGQMAGVIATANSGEPGSGASFYIRGIGTFGGRATPLILLDDVEISISDLNNIPTETIESFSILKDASATAIYGSRGANGVMLVKTKSGNHNEKTRIGVSFEYSINKPVGFPNFVDGPTWMELYNEALISRNPTANPRFSEETINNTRNGVNPYVYPNVNWKDVLFRDFSMGQKANINIQGGGNKTTYYMSIQANHDNGLLKSKKQYSWNNNINRWVYNFQNNISYKLLEGTKIDLRMNAQIRKRTAGNYSTQNLFYKLVGANPIAFPITFPEELTPADDIGNHINFGTAIISGNNRRENLYETLLNSFKEERQNTINTSLKVTQDLKFITKGLSANVLFNFKNWSYSSYHQSIEGFEYRVKDGSYNPDTGEFEIERVGTSGSQYISQSNISKNGDNTFVVTAQVNYARKFKKHNLSGMVLYNQREFRNSILPRRNQSYSARLNYSYNEKYLAELSAGYTGTERLQKKDRFEFFPSISLGWVVSREDFFSPLANTVNFLKLRGSYGLAGSDDTGLNAGAEHFLYRDKVKLQSDGYEYRTGENLGFHRKGVEMVSYAVRNARWEKVKQFDIGFEALLFNKLNLTVDYFDNDRYDILLKREAWPQMLGYHNSKPWSNKGRVRSWGYDGSVSFRTNITSDLSMALRGNFTYVNNKYIDVDDPEYEYTWRSRTGYPLDYTYGYIAEGLFKSQEEIDNSPRQDLGSTPKPGDIKYRDVTGDGKITNDDQVMISRYGKQPRLQYGFGINLFYKKFDLNLFFNGSAKRTIMSGLLSPFGQGDQAVFQLIADRRWTENNPNPNAEYPRLGLLSADTQNNSPNSTYWMRDGSFLRFKTIEIGYKFKYGRVFLEGNNIALFSKFKDWDPELSWHSYPLQRTYNLGVQLHF, encoded by the coding sequence TTTACCACGGTAGTCTTAGGACAGATTACGGGTAAAGTAGAAGATGAATTCGGGCCTTTGGAGGCTGCCGAAGTTACTATTAAGGGATCTGGCGCACAGACTCAGACCAATGAGAAGGGTGAATTCTCAATTGATGGTAAGGTGGGTGATGTCTTGATTATCACCAATCCTACTACGATGAGTGAAGCCACTTTTCCTGTAAAAAGTTTAAAAATGGGGCTTTTAAAAGTCCGCGAAAGTGAGGTGAACCTAGATGTTGTCGTAGGTTATGGTAAGCAAAAAAGAGCTTCCGTAACTGGTGCAATTACTAGTGTTAAAGGGGCAGATTTGAGAATGTCCTCTTCATCGCTCACAAGCTCATTTGCTGGGCAGATGGCTGGTGTCATTGCCACGGCCAATAGTGGTGAGCCTGGCTCTGGGGCTAGTTTCTACATTCGTGGAATCGGGACTTTTGGCGGTAGAGCTACGCCGCTTATCTTGCTGGACGATGTTGAAATTAGTATTAGCGACTTGAACAATATCCCAACGGAGACTATTGAGAGTTTCTCTATCTTGAAAGATGCTTCTGCTACGGCTATTTATGGTTCTCGTGGGGCTAACGGGGTGATGCTCGTAAAAACTAAGAGTGGTAACCATAATGAGAAAACTAGAATCGGAGTTTCATTCGAGTATTCCATCAATAAGCCCGTTGGCTTTCCGAACTTTGTAGACGGCCCTACTTGGATGGAGCTATACAACGAGGCTTTGATTTCAAGAAATCCTACTGCAAATCCTAGATTCTCTGAGGAAACTATTAACAATACTAGAAATGGTGTAAACCCTTATGTGTACCCAAATGTGAATTGGAAAGATGTATTATTCCGTGATTTCTCTATGGGGCAAAAGGCTAATATAAATATTCAAGGGGGGGGGAATAAGACAACCTACTATATGAGTATTCAAGCTAATCACGATAATGGTCTCCTTAAATCTAAAAAGCAATATTCTTGGAATAACAATATTAATCGCTGGGTGTACAACTTCCAAAATAATATTTCATATAAATTACTGGAAGGGACTAAAATTGATTTGAGAATGAACGCCCAGATTCGCAAAAGAACTGCGGGGAATTACTCAACTCAAAATCTATTTTACAAGCTAGTAGGAGCAAACCCTATTGCCTTCCCTATCACTTTTCCAGAAGAGCTAACTCCTGCTGATGATATAGGAAACCATATCAACTTTGGTACCGCCATCATTTCTGGAAATAATCGTAGAGAAAACTTATATGAGACTTTGTTAAACTCTTTTAAAGAGGAAAGACAAAATACCATTAACACCTCGCTCAAAGTAACTCAAGACTTAAAATTCATCACCAAAGGATTAAGCGCCAATGTATTGTTTAACTTTAAAAACTGGTCTTATTCTAGCTACCATCAATCAATTGAAGGATTTGAATACAGAGTGAAAGATGGAAGCTACAATCCTGACACAGGTGAATTTGAGATTGAACGAGTGGGAACAAGTGGCTCTCAATACATCTCACAATCAAATATTTCCAAAAATGGAGACAACACCTTTGTAGTTACAGCACAAGTTAATTATGCTAGAAAATTTAAGAAACACAATCTATCTGGAATGGTTTTGTATAACCAAAGAGAGTTTAGAAACAGTATACTCCCTAGAAGAAACCAAAGCTACTCTGCTAGGCTTAACTACTCTTACAATGAAAAATATTTAGCAGAGCTAAGTGCCGGCTATACAGGAACTGAGCGTTTACAGAAAAAAGACCGCTTTGAGTTCTTCCCAAGTATCTCGCTTGGCTGGGTAGTCAGCAGAGAAGACTTCTTCTCTCCGCTAGCGAATACAGTAAACTTCTTAAAACTAAGAGGCTCTTACGGATTAGCTGGTAGCGATGACACAGGGCTAAACGCTGGCGCTGAGCACTTCCTATACCGCGATAAGGTAAAATTACAATCTGATGGGTATGAATATAGAACTGGGGAAAACTTAGGATTCCACAGAAAAGGCGTTGAAATGGTTAGCTACGCCGTGAGAAATGCAAGATGGGAAAAGGTAAAACAATTCGACATTGGATTTGAGGCATTGTTATTTAATAAATTAAACCTAACTGTAGACTACTTTGACAATGATAGATATGACATCTTGCTCAAAAGAGAAGCTTGGCCACAAATGCTAGGATATCATAACTCAAAACCTTGGTCTAACAAAGGTAGAGTTAGAAGCTGGGGATATGATGGAAGTGTAAGCTTTAGAACAAATATTACAAGTGACTTATCAATGGCTCTAAGAGGGAACTTCACCTATGTTAATAACAAGTACATAGATGTAGATGACCCTGAGTATGAATACACTTGGAGAAGCCGCACTGGCTACCCACTAGACTACACCTATGGCTATATTGCAGAGGGCTTATTCAAATCTCAAGAAGAGATTGACAATAGCCCTAGACAAGACTTAGGAAGTACACCAAAACCAGGGGACATCAAATACCGAGATGTAACGGGTGATGGTAAAATTACAAATGATGACCAAGTGATGATTTCAAGATATGGCAAACAGCCAAGATTGCAATATGGTTTCGGCATCAACCTATTCTATAAAAAATTTGACTTAAACCTATTCTTCAACGGCTCTGCTAAAAGAACCATTATGTCTGGATTATTATCTCCATTTGGACAAGGAGACCAGGCTGTATTCCAGCTAATCGCTGATAGACGCTGGACTGAAAACAACCCTAACCCAAATGCTGAGTACCCTAGATTAGGATTATTAAGTGCAGACACTCAAAACAATAGCCCTAATAGCACATATTGGATGAGAGATGGTAGCTTCTTACGATTTAAAACAATTGAAATTGGCTATAAATTCAAATACGGTAGAGTATTCCTTGAAGGAAACAATATAGCGCTATTTAGTAAATTCAAAGATTGGGATCCTGAACTTAGTTGGCATTCTTATCCTTTACAAAGAACTTATAACCTTGGTGTACAACTTCACTTTTAA
- a CDS encoding BT_3987 domain-containing protein, with protein sequence MRNKKIIPLFISGLIASAGIQSCEEKYDNLIPKEFNTILLFQDSGEKSLTLYDIGENGTFETTIMKSGYKPESTASVKIRILSTEELKEYSKSTGKQYIPLPSTLYELGQSDYSFSSDETYKKANITLKTNEIKKFLNDYGASGNYVLPIKLEKVNASDSINAKRDLILLKPQVVTPVVSFLDNSATLQISENSVNQNVTLSLPFTSLWDFNATISVDEASLPSGYTIIPADQYTLSNGGKGEFKVGNNNSLPIEISIKNDGSLLGPSYAIPFKVVSASKQGIEGSQNAYVLYAAFNAIPLTADMISTNAQEASEGPIANVIDNNPATFFHSDWSNGNLSGGKPHYIQIDLKKSVTNFAFSYQNRNSGNGKPTIVKISVSSDGNNWRELSTISEGTLPTGASSKYNSSVMTSTDGPFQYVRLEVLKTNRGTAPTYFSLAELNVYGK encoded by the coding sequence ATGAGAAATAAGAAAATAATCCCTCTATTTATCAGTGGCTTAATAGCCTCCGCTGGGATTCAATCCTGTGAAGAAAAGTATGACAATTTAATTCCTAAAGAGTTCAATACCATTCTACTCTTTCAAGACTCGGGAGAAAAATCTCTCACCTTATATGATATAGGTGAAAACGGAACCTTTGAGACCACTATAATGAAAAGTGGTTACAAACCTGAATCTACTGCTTCTGTGAAAATCAGAATCCTATCAACAGAGGAATTAAAAGAGTATTCAAAATCAACTGGAAAACAGTATATACCGCTCCCAAGTACTTTATATGAATTAGGACAATCTGATTACAGTTTCAGCTCTGATGAGACTTATAAAAAAGCTAACATTACGCTGAAAACTAATGAAATCAAGAAGTTCCTAAACGATTATGGGGCAAGTGGAAATTATGTACTCCCAATTAAGCTAGAGAAAGTAAATGCCAGCGATTCTATCAATGCTAAACGAGACTTGATTTTGCTTAAACCTCAAGTAGTAACTCCTGTCGTTAGCTTTTTAGATAATAGCGCAACATTACAGATTTCAGAAAACTCAGTAAATCAAAATGTTACACTATCATTACCATTCACTAGCTTGTGGGATTTTAATGCCACTATCTCCGTTGATGAGGCTAGCCTACCTAGTGGCTACACCATCATTCCAGCAGACCAGTACACGCTGTCCAACGGCGGAAAGGGTGAATTTAAAGTAGGCAATAATAATAGCTTACCGATTGAAATTAGCATAAAAAATGATGGCTCATTATTAGGCCCATCTTACGCCATACCATTTAAAGTCGTGAGCGCCTCAAAACAAGGAATCGAAGGGTCTCAAAATGCGTATGTACTGTATGCTGCGTTTAACGCTATTCCATTGACTGCTGATATGATTAGCACAAATGCACAAGAAGCCTCAGAAGGTCCAATTGCTAATGTAATTGATAACAACCCTGCAACATTCTTCCATTCAGATTGGTCTAACGGAAATCTTTCAGGAGGAAAGCCTCACTACATTCAGATTGACCTTAAAAAATCCGTTACTAATTTTGCATTTAGCTACCAAAATAGAAATAGCGGAAATGGGAAGCCTACAATCGTTAAAATCAGCGTAAGTAGCGACGGCAATAACTGGAGAGAGCTAAGCACCATTTCCGAAGGAACTTTACCTACAGGTGCTTCAAGCAAGTACAACTCTTCCGTTATGACATCGACAGATGGCCCATTCCAATATGTGCGTTTAGAAGTTTTAAAAACCAATCGCGGCACTGCACCTACATATTTCAGCTTGGCTGAGCTAAATGTTTACGGAAAATAG
- a CDS encoding acyl-CoA thioesterase translates to MDKQKTPNDSLTVLTNVVLPNETNHLNNMFGGELLSRMDRACSIAARRHAETARVVTASVNRVDFKEPIPLGSIVKVVAKVTRAFTSSMEVIADVWVEDTSAGEKRKTNVGIYTFVAVDANNKPIEIPKITPQSEQETERYEQALRRKQLSLLLSKKIQPSEVPDLKDFLFPEE, encoded by the coding sequence ATGGATAAACAAAAAACACCAAACGATTCACTTACAGTACTTACCAATGTCGTTTTGCCTAACGAAACCAATCATTTAAACAACATGTTTGGAGGCGAGCTCCTTTCTCGCATGGACAGAGCCTGCTCTATCGCCGCTCGTCGCCATGCCGAAACTGCCCGCGTGGTTACTGCTTCAGTAAACCGTGTAGATTTCAAAGAACCAATTCCACTGGGGAGCATTGTAAAAGTAGTGGCAAAAGTTACGCGTGCATTTACCTCAAGTATGGAGGTGATTGCCGATGTTTGGGTAGAAGACACTTCGGCAGGTGAAAAAAGAAAAACCAATGTGGGAATTTATACATTCGTGGCCGTGGATGCCAACAACAAACCTATCGAAATCCCGAAAATTACGCCACAATCGGAGCAAGAAACAGAACGCTATGAGCAAGCACTTCGCCGCAAACAATTAAGCTTACTTTTAAGCAAAAAAATTCAGCCGAGCGAAGTTCCAGATTTAAAGGATTTCCTTTTCCCAGAGGAATAA
- a CDS encoding arylsulfatase, translated as MNQHIKKAVLSASFTIPAVLWGQSDKPNIIFILADDLGYGDLACYGQKHVETPNIDKLAKQGMMFTQAYAGAPVCAPSRATIMTGQHTGHTHVRGNKEYWQKSPKIMYGQNEEYSLVGQEPYDANQVILPEVMKKNGYTTGMFGKWAGGYEGSHSVPEKRGVDEFYGYICQFQAHSYYPNFLNRYSQKEGDTQTIRVVMDENIKYPMTGEDYYKRPQYSADMIHHKALEWLDEQNGKKPFYGFFTYTLPHAELMQPNDSLLKKYKKQFFEDKTWGGSDGSRYHATTHTHAQFAAMITRLDSYVGEIMEKLKEKGLDKNTIVVFSSDNGPHEEGGADPAFFGRDGKLRGLKRQCYEGGIRVPFIVKWPGKIKPGTVSDHQIAFYDIMPTFADIVKDKKFPKRYFNKKSQNSSIDGISFLPTLLGDDQKQKAHDHLYWEFHETNQIAVRKGDWKLIVIKGVPHLYNLATDIHEDHNVAAQHPDIVKEMVQIIKKEHTPSDIFKVTLPKFEGA; from the coding sequence ATGAATCAACATATAAAAAAAGCAGTACTTTCTGCATCATTTACTATTCCTGCTGTTTTATGGGGACAGAGTGATAAGCCCAACATTATTTTCATCTTGGCAGATGATTTAGGTTATGGAGATTTGGCTTGCTATGGGCAAAAACATGTCGAAACTCCAAATATTGATAAATTAGCCAAGCAAGGCATGATGTTTACACAGGCTTATGCAGGAGCTCCCGTTTGTGCACCTTCTCGCGCTACCATTATGACAGGGCAACATACAGGGCACACGCATGTGCGTGGCAACAAGGAATACTGGCAAAAAAGTCCTAAAATCATGTACGGACAAAACGAAGAATATAGCCTAGTGGGACAAGAACCTTATGATGCCAATCAAGTGATTTTGCCAGAAGTAATGAAGAAAAATGGCTACACCACAGGCATGTTTGGCAAATGGGCGGGTGGCTACGAAGGCTCTCATTCCGTGCCAGAAAAACGTGGAGTAGATGAGTTTTATGGTTACATTTGTCAGTTTCAGGCACACTCATATTATCCAAATTTCTTGAACCGATATAGCCAAAAAGAAGGCGATACTCAAACCATTCGTGTCGTGATGGACGAAAATATAAAGTACCCAATGACAGGCGAAGATTACTACAAGCGTCCGCAATATTCTGCCGACATGATTCATCACAAAGCACTTGAGTGGCTAGACGAGCAAAACGGCAAAAAACCATTTTATGGATTCTTCACCTACACTCTACCCCATGCCGAGCTGATGCAGCCCAACGATTCATTATTAAAAAAGTATAAAAAACAATTTTTTGAAGATAAAACTTGGGGCGGTAGCGATGGCAGTAGATACCACGCAACTACGCACACGCACGCACAATTTGCCGCAATGATCACTCGTCTCGATTCTTATGTAGGCGAAATCATGGAAAAACTAAAAGAAAAAGGCTTAGACAAAAATACAATCGTAGTCTTTAGTAGCGACAACGGCCCTCACGAGGAAGGTGGCGCCGATCCAGCATTTTTCGGAAGAGATGGTAAACTCCGTGGGCTGAAAAGACAATGCTATGAAGGCGGAATCCGTGTGCCATTCATCGTAAAATGGCCAGGAAAAATAAAACCTGGAACCGTGAGCGATCATCAAATCGCATTTTACGATATTATGCCTACATTTGCCGACATCGTTAAGGATAAAAAATTCCCAAAAAGATATTTCAATAAAAAATCTCAAAATTCAAGTATCGACGGAATTTCGTTTTTACCAACGCTTTTGGGCGATGACCAAAAACAAAAAGCACACGACCACTTGTATTGGGAGTTCCACGAGACCAATCAAATTGCCGTGCGCAAAGGCGATTGGAAACTTATTGTAATCAAAGGAGTTCCGCATTTGTATAATTTGGCCACCGACATTCACGAAGACCACAATGTCGCAGCACAGCATCCCGACATTGTAAAAGAAATGGTGCAAATCATCAAAAAAGAACATACACCAAGTGATATTTTTAAAGTAACACTTCCTAAATTTGAGGGAGCTTAA
- a CDS encoding L-threonylcarbamoyladenylate synthase, with the protein MAKVLKIHPENPHSRAIEQVVDALKNGAVIIYPTDTVYGLGCDIFNQQAMEKLAKLKGLKLDKSQFSIVCNDLSHLSTFTRPIDNTTFRLLKRALPGPFTFILKANNSLPSYYKSRETVGIRVPDHKVPHAIVNMLESPIASTSLLVSEDEDEKEYYTDPELIAEKYDKLVDIVIDSGKGGLVASSVVDLSEGDGAYEVLRQGKGDIEDYI; encoded by the coding sequence ATGGCAAAAGTATTAAAAATTCACCCAGAGAACCCGCACAGCAGAGCGATAGAACAAGTGGTAGATGCCCTAAAAAACGGAGCGGTAATTATTTATCCTACAGATACAGTTTATGGGCTTGGATGCGACATTTTCAACCAGCAGGCCATGGAGAAATTGGCAAAGCTAAAAGGTCTAAAATTAGATAAATCACAATTCTCCATTGTATGTAATGATTTAAGCCATCTTTCAACTTTTACAAGACCTATCGACAATACAACCTTTAGATTATTAAAAAGAGCTTTGCCTGGTCCTTTCACCTTTATTTTAAAGGCAAACAACTCTCTACCGTCTTATTATAAATCCAGAGAAACAGTAGGAATCCGCGTGCCAGATCACAAAGTGCCACACGCCATTGTAAACATGCTAGAAAGTCCTATTGCCTCAACCTCATTATTAGTCTCTGAAGATGAAGATGAAAAAGAATACTACACAGATCCTGAATTAATCGCTGAAAAATACGATAAATTAGTAGACATCGTGATAGATAGTGGAAAAGGCGGTTTGGTAGCCTCTTCGGTAGTAGATTTATCTGAAGGCGATGGAGCTTACGAAGTCTTAAGACAAGGAAAAGGCGATATCGAAGATTATATTTAA
- the idi gene encoding isopentenyl-diphosphate Delta-isomerase, translated as MNTPVEEQVVLINEQDQVQGLMGKMQAHQEGVLHRAFSVFVFNDKNETLLQQRAHGKYHSPGLWTNTCCSHPRENETYAEAAHRRIQEEMGFDCELKPAFHFIYKADVGLGLIEHELDHVFVGNFDGTPIPNPEEVADFKWISMDDLVKDVAQNPQNYTEWFKIILNQYLKHLNNQ; from the coding sequence ATGAATACCCCAGTAGAAGAACAAGTCGTTTTAATCAACGAGCAAGACCAAGTGCAGGGTCTTATGGGCAAAATGCAAGCGCACCAAGAAGGCGTTTTGCATCGCGCTTTTTCAGTTTTTGTGTTTAATGATAAAAACGAAACACTTTTGCAACAACGCGCACACGGCAAATACCACAGCCCCGGATTATGGACAAACACTTGTTGCAGTCACCCACGAGAAAATGAAACTTATGCAGAGGCGGCACATCGCCGAATTCAGGAAGAAATGGGATTTGATTGCGAATTAAAACCTGCTTTTCATTTTATATACAAAGCCGATGTAGGTTTGGGGCTTATCGAGCACGAGTTAGACCATGTTTTTGTAGGAAATTTTGACGGAACACCGATTCCAAACCCAGAAGAAGTTGCTGATTTTAAATGGATAAGTATGGATGATTTGGTGAAAGATGTTGCTCAAAATCCGCAAAACTACACCGAGTGGTTTAAAATTATTTTGAATCAATATCTTAAACATTTAAATAATCAATAA
- a CDS encoding RagB/SusD family nutrient uptake outer membrane protein, with protein sequence MKITKSIKRYGSILLFAGLGLTSCNYLDVIPPEQAQLKDATKDFDSTLNFLYTCYGGIANPFGYSGVEAASDEWVLPPLWREGMHQILYGLNVPGQTQDGWRWGNNYYRFIGQCYLFLNNIENARGVTAEEKKEWSAEANFLIAYYHYQTLVLYGPCPILDHFIPMDADNSEFPGRSHFDYVTDWIVDKLDKAAEDLPASRSDEKWGRATSTMAKALKARLLVHAASPLWNGNFPFPQWKNKNYETPGYGYELVSLNYDRNKWVRAEKACQEALDFATSQGGHHLYNDEELYKKESVPLPFVPNVNENTDEGQKFLKKVMLMRYLVTTRVSEGNKEIIWGYPHQGNMVIGSLPHAILKQSNGNYVNGYSGVAPVLNTSIEYFYTKNGKRPAYDSNFPEKKYWFQSANVPGRDGIITLNVDREPRFYAWFAFDDGDYGSKVNNGNPLRVKLRDPDLQGFNPDKFNRDNNVTGYFSQKYIMPKLTYNKSGGNNNESKPRPLIRLAELYLNLAECQAELGKTQEAISNLNIIRNRAGVPDLTSGDITPEMSLIKWVRNERFIELWGEGHRYYDVRRWMIAPETMSQGKRKGLNAYGIKAPSFEVFNTVVTIEQPFVWVNRMYLLPLLTVEVAKNPQLIQAPGY encoded by the coding sequence ATGAAAATAACGAAATCAATCAAACGATATGGGAGTATCCTACTCTTTGCAGGACTAGGACTCACTTCTTGCAACTATCTAGATGTAATTCCGCCTGAACAAGCACAATTGAAAGATGCAACAAAGGATTTTGACTCCACTCTTAACTTCTTGTACACTTGTTACGGGGGCATCGCTAATCCATTTGGGTACTCTGGTGTTGAAGCTGCTTCAGATGAGTGGGTTCTCCCACCTCTATGGAGAGAAGGTATGCACCAAATACTCTACGGATTAAATGTCCCAGGGCAAACGCAAGATGGATGGAGATGGGGGAATAATTATTATCGCTTCATTGGCCAGTGTTATCTATTCTTAAACAATATAGAAAATGCCAGAGGTGTAACTGCCGAAGAGAAAAAAGAATGGAGTGCAGAAGCAAACTTCCTAATTGCTTACTACCACTACCAAACATTAGTCCTCTACGGCCCTTGCCCTATCTTAGACCACTTTATACCAATGGATGCCGACAATAGTGAGTTCCCTGGTCGCTCTCACTTTGACTATGTAACTGATTGGATTGTGGACAAGCTAGACAAAGCCGCCGAAGACCTCCCCGCTAGCCGTTCAGATGAAAAATGGGGACGCGCTACCTCAACTATGGCCAAAGCCTTAAAGGCTCGCCTACTAGTGCACGCCGCCTCTCCATTATGGAATGGAAACTTCCCCTTCCCTCAATGGAAAAATAAAAACTACGAAACCCCAGGCTATGGGTATGAATTGGTAAGCCTAAATTATGATAGAAACAAATGGGTTCGTGCAGAAAAAGCTTGCCAAGAAGCATTAGATTTTGCCACCTCGCAAGGAGGGCACCATCTATATAATGATGAGGAATTGTATAAAAAAGAAAGTGTTCCATTACCATTCGTGCCCAATGTAAATGAAAACACCGATGAAGGGCAAAAATTCCTAAAAAAGGTGATGCTAATGAGATACTTGGTAACAACTCGTGTGAGCGAAGGAAACAAGGAAATCATTTGGGGCTACCCTCACCAAGGAAATATGGTAATAGGCTCACTCCCTCACGCAATCTTGAAACAAAGTAATGGGAACTATGTCAATGGATATAGCGGGGTAGCTCCTGTATTGAACACCTCCATTGAGTACTTCTACACTAAAAATGGAAAAAGACCCGCGTATGATAGCAACTTCCCTGAAAAAAAATATTGGTTCCAGTCTGCCAATGTACCAGGGAGAGATGGCATCATAACCCTAAATGTTGATAGAGAACCTAGATTCTATGCTTGGTTTGCGTTTGACGATGGGGATTACGGCTCAAAAGTAAACAATGGCAATCCTCTAAGAGTAAAATTAAGAGATCCTGATTTACAAGGTTTCAACCCTGATAAATTCAATCGTGATAACAATGTCACTGGGTATTTTAGCCAAAAATATATTATGCCAAAACTCACCTACAACAAGAGCGGTGGGAATAATAATGAATCCAAACCAAGGCCTCTTATTCGCTTAGCCGAACTTTACTTAAATTTAGCTGAATGCCAGGCTGAATTAGGCAAAACCCAAGAAGCTATTAGTAATTTAAACATTATTAGAAATCGTGCAGGTGTACCTGACTTGACCTCTGGCGACATTACCCCCGAAATGTCATTAATTAAATGGGTTAGAAACGAAAGATTCATTGAACTATGGGGTGAAGGACACCGCTACTACGATGTTCGCCGATGGATGATTGCGCCTGAAACAATGAGCCAAGGAAAAAGAAAAGGGCTAAATGCATATGGTATAAAAGCCCCTTCCTTTGAAGTCTTCAATACGGTGGTAACTATTGAACAACCATTTGTTTGGGTTAATAGAATGTATTTATTACCTCTTCTCACCGTAGAAGTTGCTAAAAACCCTCAATTAATTCAAGCTCCTGGCTATTAA